A section of the Gossypium arboreum isolate Shixiya-1 unplaced genomic scaffold, ASM2569848v2 Contig00466, whole genome shotgun sequence genome encodes:
- the LOC128289116 gene encoding 30S ribosomal protein S11, chloroplastic-like produces MGAVVHGKVHVEYQGVIHVQASFNNTIVTVTDVRGQVISWSSAGTCGFKGTRRGPFCYSNRSGNAIRAVVDQGMQRAEVMIKGPGLGRDAALRAIRRSGILLSFVRM; encoded by the coding sequence ATGGGCGCAGTAGTGCACGGAAAAGTGCACGTAGAATACCAAGGAGTTATTCATGTTCAAGCAAGTTTCAACAATACCATTGTTACTGTTACAGATGTACGGGGTCAGGTAATCTCTTGGTCCTCCGCCGGCACTTGTGGATTCAAGGGTACAAGAAGGGGACCCTTTTGCTACTCAAACCGCAGCGGAAATGCTATTCGAGCAGTAGTAGACCAAGGTATGCAACGAGCGGAAGTTATGATAAAGGGTCCTGGTCTCGGAAGAGATGCAGCATTACGAGCTATTCGTAGAAGTGGTATACTATTAAGTTTCGTACGGATGTAA